A genomic window from Xenorhabdus cabanillasii includes:
- a CDS encoding LysE family translocator: MTVLDSLLAFTVAATLLTLTPGLDTALILRTAAAEGGKKAFQAALGIDTGCLIWGAMVALGLGALIAVSELAFNILKWCGALYLCWLGSQMIWRPDSDLGGENSSSVKASNWFIKGMLGNVLNPKVGVFYVSFLPQFIPQGHSPIIWTFGLVAIHIILGTLWSLALIYATRPLSHILRRGNVIKWMNRTTGGLFLFFAFNLALSRR; encoded by the coding sequence ATGACAGTTTTGGATTCCTTACTTGCCTTTACAGTTGCGGCTACACTGTTAACTTTAACCCCTGGTTTGGATACCGCTTTGATTTTAAGAACAGCTGCGGCAGAAGGCGGGAAAAAAGCTTTTCAGGCTGCACTTGGGATCGATACCGGATGTTTGATATGGGGAGCGATGGTGGCATTAGGTTTAGGGGCGCTAATTGCCGTATCTGAACTGGCATTTAACATTCTGAAATGGTGCGGTGCACTGTATTTATGCTGGTTGGGGAGCCAGATGATCTGGCGGCCTGACTCAGATCTTGGTGGGGAAAACTCTTCTTCTGTGAAAGCATCGAATTGGTTTATCAAAGGAATGTTGGGAAATGTGTTGAATCCAAAAGTTGGTGTATTTTACGTCTCCTTCTTACCACAGTTTATTCCCCAGGGACATTCACCAATTATCTGGACATTTGGATTAGTGGCAATTCACATCATACTCGGCACGCTATGGTCATTGGCCCTGATTTATGCTACCCGGCCTCTTTCCCACATCTTACGCCGTGGGAACGTTATTAAATGGATGAATCGCACGACTGGCGGATTGTTTTTGTTTTTCGCGTTTAATTTGGCGTTGAGTCGGCGCTAA
- a CDS encoding alpha/beta fold hydrolase: MTASLPNNTGNELLKICQEVLLVESMSIKDDFFSLGADSISLVEIQISIEENLGKKIDWSDVLRFRNVESLAAFIDSSYRLPPQDRREIEWHGVKYAFRVIGDINTTTGVPKLVIAGGFQDMYSLPHLEYLLKDDSPLIMVDLPGIGSADNIPDNKSFEFLAECTRHILDALSLQTINLIGISYGGAIALAFAYQWPDRINKAVLVGTALTQPLHIQNRLNAALQLLVEGKYEESVEKIISSLLCLEPDIDILGKETTYKLLKKTLLESTQHQGERYKHLQMHLLNQKKYERADNFDKPILFTTGEYDIITPPENVKICSSLFPDSIFAIIKKSDHLVMVERPDVLANLLIQFFNGEDLIKNNLNDIEFIN; this comes from the coding sequence ATGACAGCATCATTACCAAATAACACTGGAAATGAATTACTGAAAATATGCCAGGAAGTGCTACTCGTAGAATCGATGAGTATTAAAGATGATTTTTTCAGTCTTGGAGCAGATTCCATTTCATTAGTTGAAATACAAATTTCTATTGAGGAAAATTTAGGAAAGAAAATAGATTGGAGTGACGTACTTAGATTCAGAAATGTTGAATCCCTCGCTGCTTTTATTGATTCCAGTTACCGCCTTCCACCTCAAGACAGAAGGGAAATTGAATGGCATGGAGTAAAATATGCCTTTCGTGTTATTGGTGATATAAATACCACGACAGGAGTCCCCAAATTAGTTATAGCTGGTGGTTTCCAGGATATGTACTCCTTACCTCATCTTGAATATCTTCTCAAAGATGACAGCCCTTTAATTATGGTTGATTTACCGGGTATAGGATCTGCGGACAATATTCCAGACAATAAAAGCTTTGAGTTTCTTGCCGAATGTACACGACATATTTTAGATGCCCTTTCCTTGCAGACAATAAACCTCATTGGTATTTCATACGGTGGGGCTATCGCCCTGGCGTTTGCGTATCAATGGCCTGACAGGATTAATAAAGCCGTATTAGTTGGCACAGCACTTACTCAGCCACTTCACATTCAAAACAGACTAAATGCAGCGTTACAATTACTAGTTGAGGGAAAATATGAGGAGTCTGTTGAGAAGATAATTTCAAGCCTTCTCTGTCTCGAACCAGACATTGATATATTAGGAAAAGAAACGACATATAAACTTTTGAAAAAAACACTATTAGAATCAACACAACATCAAGGAGAAAGATATAAGCATCTCCAAATGCATCTTTTGAACCAAAAGAAATACGAGAGAGCAGATAATTTTGATAAACCCATTTTATTTACAACCGGTGAATACGATATCATCACACCGCCTGAAAATGTTAAAATTTGCTCATCTCTTTTTCCAGACTCAATATTTGCCATCATAAAAAAATCAGATCATCTTGTAATGGTGGAACGCCCAGATGTACTGGCCAATCTCCTTATTCAATTTTTTAATGGGGAAGATTTAATCAAAAATAACTTAAACGACATTGAATTCATCAATTAA